One stretch of Maridesulfovibrio ferrireducens DNA includes these proteins:
- a CDS encoding DNA cytosine methyltransferase has translation MLNLLPLSGYHNTAPEIIVDLFAGGGGASAGMSMALGRDPDAAINHNPLAVAMHTVNHPDTVHFTEDVWSVSPSWVTMGRPVGLLWASPDCTHFSKAKGGAPKRDDRIRSLALVLVDKWIPETHPRTIIMENVEEFTTWGPLNSVTKQPIKSQAGDTFRYFIRRLRRAGYRVEWKELRACDYGAPTIRKRFFLIAKRAGQHIVWPEPTHGDPNSAAVKSGKLKPWKTAADCIDFSLPCPSIFESSAEIKDKYGIQARRPLADNTLRRIAKGIQKYVFDAADPFLLTYYGPKTENDFRGQNINEPLRTQTTENRHALIQPFLTEHANASSQRNFAADSPLRTQCAQVKGGHFALVSAFLAKHFTGVVGAPLDAPAPTVTTRDHNSLVTAHIERSFSCSRGNSVTAPLGTVTANGGGKCALVASNLVKMRGKNIGSAVDTPLHTVSAGGLHHAEVRAFLCKYYGQGVGQDLRKPIHTVTSKEHFGLITIAGQDYTIADIGMRMLTPLELFRAQGFPGSYIIDRTPDDKKLTKTDQVRMCGNSVCPPMAAALVAANCADMVRVAEVVNG, from the coding sequence ATGCTTAATCTCCTCCCCTTGTCCGGCTATCACAATACAGCCCCTGAAATAATTGTCGACTTGTTCGCGGGTGGTGGCGGAGCCAGTGCCGGAATGTCAATGGCCCTTGGGCGTGATCCGGACGCGGCAATCAATCATAACCCGCTGGCAGTGGCAATGCACACTGTAAACCATCCCGATACCGTCCATTTCACCGAAGATGTTTGGTCCGTTTCTCCCTCATGGGTGACGATGGGCCGTCCTGTTGGCTTACTTTGGGCCTCCCCTGATTGCACACATTTCAGCAAAGCCAAAGGCGGCGCGCCTAAACGTGATGATCGTATTCGTTCGTTAGCTTTAGTGCTTGTTGACAAATGGATTCCCGAGACTCACCCGCGCACCATCATCATGGAAAACGTGGAAGAGTTTACAACGTGGGGGCCGCTTAACTCCGTAACCAAACAGCCTATAAAATCTCAAGCTGGTGATACTTTCAGATATTTTATTCGCCGTTTGCGTCGTGCCGGCTATCGAGTCGAATGGAAGGAGTTACGCGCTTGTGACTATGGAGCCCCGACGATCCGCAAAAGGTTTTTCCTGATTGCCAAGAGAGCAGGTCAGCATATCGTCTGGCCTGAACCGACTCACGGCGATCCTAATAGCGCGGCTGTAAAATCCGGCAAACTTAAGCCTTGGAAAACGGCGGCGGATTGTATTGATTTCTCTTTGCCCTGCCCGTCAATTTTTGAGTCGAGCGCGGAGATTAAAGATAAGTACGGAATACAAGCAAGACGACCTCTTGCTGATAACACACTGCGCCGAATTGCAAAAGGCATTCAGAAATATGTATTCGATGCCGCTGATCCGTTCTTACTCACTTACTATGGACCAAAGACAGAAAACGATTTCAGAGGGCAGAATATTAATGAACCTCTCAGAACTCAGACCACTGAGAATAGGCACGCCTTGATTCAGCCGTTTCTTACTGAACATGCAAACGCATCGAGTCAACGGAACTTTGCGGCGGATTCTCCGCTGCGGACTCAGTGCGCGCAGGTCAAAGGTGGTCATTTTGCGCTGGTGTCTGCTTTCCTTGCAAAGCATTTCACCGGAGTTGTCGGCGCGCCCTTGGATGCTCCAGCCCCTACAGTTACAACTCGTGACCACAATTCGCTTGTGACAGCACATATTGAACGGTCTTTCAGTTGTTCAAGAGGTAATTCCGTTACGGCTCCGCTCGGTACAGTGACAGCCAATGGTGGTGGCAAATGCGCCCTTGTTGCTTCAAATCTCGTAAAAATGCGGGGAAAGAATATCGGCAGTGCCGTTGATACCCCGTTGCATACCGTTTCCGCTGGCGGGTTACATCATGCCGAAGTTCGCGCCTTTCTCTGTAAATATTACGGTCAGGGAGTCGGACAAGATTTAAGAAAGCCGATTCATACGGTCACAAGTAAAGAACATTTCGGACTGATCACGATTGCCGGACAAGATTACACAATAGCCGACATAGGAATGCGGATGCTTACGCCTCTTGAACTATTCAGGGCGCAAGGCTTCCCGGGCAGCTACATAATTGATCGCACTCCAGACGACAAGAAATTAACAAAAACCGACCAAGTGCGAAT